A genomic region of Runella rosea contains the following coding sequences:
- the ffh gene encoding signal recognition particle protein, whose translation MFESLQDKLNKAIRTLKGKDRISDINVAATTKEVRRALVDADVNFKVAKEITDKIREKALDQKILIAVEPGQMFVKIVHEELTALMGGQAEAINIKGDPAVILIAGLQGSGKTTFSGKLAYMLKRQGRQVLLAACDIYRPAAIDQLKVLGEQIGVEVYSEPDSKNAVSIAQNAVAHAKKSGKKIVIVDTAGRLAVDEVMMQEVENIKSSIKPSEILFVVDSMTGQDAVNTAKTFNERLNFDGVVLTKLDGDARGGAALSIRQIVDKPIKYISTGEKMEALDSFYPDRMASRILGMGDVLSLVERAQQAFDEDEAKRINAKMRANKFDFNDFLGQLQQIKKMGNVKDLLGMIPGMGSAMKDMEIDNDSFKPIEAIIHSMTPKERENPDVIDGSRKKRIAGGSGTSLQQVNNLLKQFDEMRKMMKKMNTMEKMGKLKVK comes from the coding sequence ATGTTTGAAAGCTTACAGGATAAATTAAACAAAGCCATTCGGACCCTTAAAGGGAAAGATAGAATATCAGATATTAACGTAGCAGCAACGACCAAAGAAGTGCGCCGAGCATTGGTAGATGCCGACGTTAACTTCAAAGTTGCCAAAGAAATTACGGATAAAATAAGAGAAAAAGCCCTCGACCAAAAAATCCTGATTGCGGTTGAGCCGGGGCAAATGTTCGTAAAAATTGTCCATGAAGAGCTGACTGCGCTCATGGGTGGACAGGCCGAAGCCATCAATATCAAAGGCGACCCCGCCGTTATTTTGATTGCGGGTTTGCAAGGGTCAGGTAAAACTACTTTTTCTGGAAAACTAGCTTACATGCTGAAGCGTCAGGGGCGCCAGGTGCTGTTGGCGGCTTGCGATATTTACCGCCCAGCGGCGATTGACCAGTTGAAGGTATTGGGAGAACAAATTGGCGTTGAGGTCTATTCGGAACCAGATAGTAAAAATGCCGTTTCGATTGCCCAAAATGCGGTTGCTCACGCCAAAAAGTCAGGCAAGAAGATTGTCATTGTCGATACCGCCGGTCGTTTGGCCGTAGACGAGGTGATGATGCAGGAGGTGGAAAACATCAAATCTTCCATCAAACCGAGCGAAATCCTCTTTGTGGTTGACTCAATGACGGGCCAAGACGCGGTCAATACGGCCAAAACCTTTAATGAGCGCCTGAATTTTGACGGTGTGGTGCTGACCAAATTGGACGGTGATGCCCGCGGTGGAGCGGCCCTTTCGATTCGGCAGATTGTGGACAAACCCATCAAATATATTTCGACGGGCGAAAAAATGGAAGCCCTTGATAGCTTCTACCCCGATCGTATGGCTAGTCGGATTTTGGGCATGGGCGACGTGCTTTCGTTGGTAGAACGCGCGCAGCAAGCCTTTGACGAAGACGAAGCCAAGCGCATCAACGCTAAGATGCGGGCCAACAAATTTGACTTTAATGACTTTTTAGGGCAATTGCAACAAATCAAAAAGATGGGTAACGTCAAAGATTTGTTGGGGATGATTCCGGGGATGGGGTCGGCCATGAAAGACATGGAAATCGACAACGACTCGTTCAAGCCCATTGAAGCCATCATTCATTCCATGACTCCCAAAGAGCGCGAAAACCCCGATGTGATTGACGGAAGTCGCAAAAAACGCATTGCAGGCGGTAGCGGAACGTCACTTCAGCAAGTCAACAACCTGCTCAAGCAGTTTGACGAAATGCGGAAGATGATGAAGAAAATGAACACGATGGAAAAAATGGGAAAACTGAAGGTGAAGTAA
- a CDS encoding NADH-quinone oxidoreductase subunit J family protein: MAEIAFYGFSALSIGAALTILFTRNVMYAALCLFLALLGVAALFVLAGADFLAITQILIYVGGVLVLLIFGIMLTYRPDRESNQKKNLVLTTHLNQFWGGLVALGIFGVLFWIILNANFMIIHSPQLAEFTPQRSTLRTIGVHLMTTHVWAFEVAGLLLLMALVGAAYIAAQREK; encoded by the coding sequence ATGGCTGAGATTGCATTTTATGGTTTTTCGGCGCTGTCTATCGGTGCGGCATTGACGATACTATTTACCCGCAATGTTATGTATGCTGCGCTTTGCCTTTTTCTGGCGTTGTTGGGTGTTGCGGCGCTGTTTGTGCTGGCGGGGGCTGATTTTTTGGCCATTACGCAAATCTTAATTTATGTAGGTGGCGTGTTGGTTTTGCTTATCTTCGGGATTATGCTCACTTATCGTCCCGACCGCGAAAGCAACCAAAAGAAAAACCTTGTGCTTACTACTCACCTGAATCAATTTTGGGGCGGGCTAGTGGCTTTGGGTATTTTTGGTGTGTTGTTTTGGATTATTCTCAATGCCAATTTTATGATTATCCACTCGCCGCAGTTGGCAGAGTTTACGCCGCAACGATCTACGTTAAGAACCATTGGAGTTCACCTGATGACTACGCACGTATGGGCTTTTGAGGTTGCGGGGCTTTTGTTGTTGATGGCTCTGGTGGGGGCGGCCTATATTGCGGCACAGCGTGAGAAATGA
- a CDS encoding S66 peptidase family protein: MIRPPYLRAGDRVGVLALASQVSYDALFEGLRVLRQDWQLDVVEGATLRTSYHQFAGTDEERRADFQRMLDDPSIKAIFSARGGYGSSKLIDGLSFRRFKKHPKWIIGFSDITALHCHLHRLAYESLHATMPKLFGQEGASNAVETLRKALWGEPLQYEAVAHPFNRTGTATGQVVGGNLCLLAHLIGSRSELDTRDKVLFIEDVEETYYNLDRMMVQLKRARKLDQLAGLIVGQFTDMKDNDTIKFGKNANEIIAEFVAEYDYPVCFDFPVGHVPDNRAMIVGREAQLSTTSESTRLIFVN; the protein is encoded by the coding sequence GTGATACGACCTCCTTATTTACGAGCGGGCGACCGTGTGGGTGTATTGGCATTGGCGAGTCAGGTATCGTACGATGCGTTGTTTGAAGGCTTGCGAGTGCTCCGGCAAGATTGGCAACTGGATGTAGTAGAAGGAGCTACGTTACGGACAAGTTACCATCAATTTGCGGGTACGGATGAAGAGCGTCGTGCCGATTTTCAGCGCATGTTGGACGACCCGAGTATCAAAGCTATTTTTTCGGCACGGGGAGGGTACGGAAGTTCCAAACTCATCGATGGATTGAGTTTTCGGAGATTCAAAAAACATCCCAAATGGATTATAGGATTCAGTGACATTACGGCCTTGCATTGCCATCTTCATCGCCTAGCGTATGAAAGTTTACACGCAACCATGCCAAAACTATTTGGACAAGAAGGGGCCTCTAATGCCGTAGAGACGCTGCGAAAGGCACTTTGGGGAGAACCGTTACAGTATGAGGCAGTTGCGCATCCTTTCAATCGGACTGGAACGGCTACTGGGCAAGTGGTCGGTGGGAATTTATGCCTATTGGCGCATTTGATTGGCTCGCGCTCAGAACTAGACACCCGAGACAAGGTACTTTTTATCGAAGATGTAGAAGAAACCTATTACAACCTGGACCGCATGATGGTGCAACTCAAAAGGGCCCGAAAATTAGACCAATTGGCAGGACTTATTGTCGGGCAATTTACGGATATGAAAGACAATGATACCATCAAATTTGGCAAAAATGCGAATGAGATAATTGCTGAATTTGTAGCGGAATATGATTATCCCGTTTGCTTTGATTTCCCCGTAGGACACGTGCCTGACAACCGAGCGATGATTGTGGGGCGGGAAGCCCAACTTTCAACCACGTCGGAAAGTACGAGATTGATTTTTGTGAACTGA
- a CDS encoding glycoside hydrolase family 43 protein, which yields MKKILFLSFLLLTAQLYAQKNTAETSGNPLFKGWYADPEGIIFGKEYWIYPTFSAPYNKQVFFDAFSSPDLIHWTKHSTILDTARVKWAKRAMWAPSIIEKGGKYYLFFGANDIQSDKEKGGIGVAVANHPAGPFTDYLGKPLIDKFYNGAQPIDQFVYKDGNNYYLIYGGWRHCNIAKLKNDFTGFVPFEDGSTFKEITPENYVEGPFMFKKNGKYYFMWSEGGWTGPNYSVAYAIADSPFGPFKRVGKILQQDPKVATGAGHHSVIHHEKDDAWYIVYHRRPLGETDGNARVTCMDQLFFDENGLIKPVIITNEGVEKRILGK from the coding sequence ATGAAAAAAATACTGTTTCTATCCTTTTTGTTGCTCACCGCTCAACTCTACGCCCAAAAAAATACCGCGGAAACCTCGGGAAACCCACTTTTTAAGGGTTGGTATGCCGACCCAGAAGGGATTATTTTTGGTAAGGAATACTGGATTTATCCAACGTTTTCCGCCCCGTACAACAAGCAGGTGTTTTTTGATGCATTCTCCTCGCCTGATTTGATTCACTGGACCAAGCATTCAACAATTCTCGATACGGCCCGGGTAAAATGGGCAAAACGCGCCATGTGGGCTCCTTCCATTATTGAAAAAGGCGGGAAATACTACCTGTTTTTTGGGGCCAACGACATTCAAAGTGATAAAGAAAAAGGCGGTATCGGGGTAGCGGTGGCCAATCATCCAGCGGGGCCTTTTACGGATTATCTTGGCAAACCGCTGATTGATAAATTTTACAACGGAGCGCAACCCATCGATCAATTTGTGTACAAAGACGGGAATAATTATTACCTCATCTATGGAGGATGGAGGCATTGCAACATTGCCAAATTGAAAAATGACTTTACTGGTTTTGTTCCTTTTGAAGACGGAAGTACATTTAAAGAAATTACGCCCGAAAACTACGTGGAAGGCCCGTTTATGTTTAAAAAGAATGGCAAATACTACTTTATGTGGTCGGAAGGTGGCTGGACGGGTCCCAATTACAGCGTGGCTTATGCCATCGCCGATTCGCCTTTTGGTCCTTTCAAGCGTGTAGGAAAGATATTGCAGCAAGACCCCAAAGTAGCCACTGGCGCTGGGCATCATTCGGTTATTCATCACGAAAAAGACGATGCGTGGTACATTGTTTACCACCGCCGTCCGTTGGGTGAAACCGATGGAAATGCCCGAGTAACCTGTATGGACCAACTGTTTTTTGATGAGAACGGTTTGATAAAACCCGTCATTATTACCAACGAAGGAGTGGAAAAACGTATTCTCGGTAAATAG